GCGCGGTGACGTCGGGGACGAAGGCTGCCGCCACGTCGCCGGCCGCGTTCCCGCGCGTGGACAGCGCCACGCAGAAGAACCGCGACAGCGAGCGCCGGTCGGTGCTGGAGCAGGAGCTGCAGGCCGAGGAATCGCGCCTGGCCGGGCTGCGCGCCGAGTACAACAACGGCGAGCCCGAGCGCCAGGGTAACGAGCGCAACTATCAGAAATATCTCGATCGCACGGCACGGCTGCGCGATGACGTGGCGCGCAGCGAGGCCAACGTGGCGTCGCTGCGGCGCGAACTGTCGAACCTGAAGGACTGAAGCCCATGCGTCGCCTGATTCGCGGAGTCTCCCGCAAGGTCACCGGAGCCGACCGCAAGCCGGAGGCGCCGGACCTGGACGCCGACATCCTGCCGTTGGGCGACGTGGCGTTCCATCCCGGCCTGGACGTGGTGGCCAACCCGGTGCTGCTGGTGCGCCAGCCCGGGCTGCACGTGGTCTATGCCAACCCGGCCGCCGAGGCCAGCTTTGCGATGTCGCGCAAGGCCATGGTCGAGCTGACGCTGCCCGACCTGTTCGGCGCCTCGGAAGAGCTGGACACGATGATCGAGACCGTGATCGCCCGCCAGGTCGACGTGCGCCGGCAGGACCTGGTGCTGCGTCCGCCGCTGCAGGAGCCGATGCACGCGCACGTGGTGGTCGGCGGCATCGAGAGCCATGCCAGCACGGTGCTGGTGGAGATCCTGCTGAACGAGCAGAAGGTGCGCAGCGACCGCGAGGAGCGCATCCTGGACCTGACGTCGGCCAACAAGGAACTGATCCGCAACCTGGCCCACGAGATCAAGAACCCGCTGGGCGGCATCCGCGGCGCGGCGCAGCTGCTGGAGTTCGAACTGCCCGAGCGGGCGCTGCGCGAGTACACGCAGGTCATCATCAAGGAGTCTGACCGGCTGCAGACGCTGGTTGACCGCCTGCTGGAGCCGCACCGGCATCCGCACATCGTGTCCGAGCTGAACATCCACGAGGTGCTGGAACGCGTGCGATCGGTCGTGCTGGCCGAATTCCCGAACGGGCTCGACATCGTGCGCGACTACGACGCCAGCCTGCCCGAACTGCGCGGCGACATGGAGCAACTGATCCAGGCCGTGCTGAACATCGTCCACAACGCGGCCCAGGCGCTGCACGAGCGCATTGCGCAGGGCGATGCCCAGATCGTGCTGCGCACGCGGGTGGCGCGCCAGGTCACGATTGCCAAGCGTTTGTACAAGCTGGCATTGGACTTGCATGTGATAGACAACGGCCCGGGCATCCCCGAGGACATTCGCGAACGCATCTTCTATCCGCTGGTGTCGGGGAGGGATGGCGGTAGCGGTCTCGGTCTCACACTCGCTCAAACCTTCGTGCAGCAGCACGAGGGCTTGATCGAATGCGAGAGCCGGCCGGGCTGTACCGACTTCCGTATCCTGCTGCCGCTGCACTGACCGTCGATCGGCGTATCGACGCTTCGGGCGGGGCGACCCAGTGGGCCACACGGGAGACCACATGACACCGAGCAGACAAGCGACGCACATGAAGCCGATCTGGATAGTCGACGACGATCAATCAATCCGCTGGGTCCTCGAAAAGGCCCTTGCCCGTGAAAGCCTGCTCTCCCGCAGTTTTACCAACGTCCGCGACGTGCTCGCGGCGCTGGAGGAAGACGAGCCGCAGGTCCTGATTTCCGATATCCGCATGCCCGGTGGCTCGGGGCTGGACCTGCTCCAGGCCATCAAGGCCCGCCACCCGGGGCTGCCGGTCATCGTGATGACGGCCTACTCGGACCTGGACAGCGCCGTGGCGGCGTTCCAGGGCGGCGCCTTCGAATACCTGGCCAAGCCGTTCGATGTCGACAAGGCCGTCGAGCTGATCCGCCGCGCGCTGGAAGAAAGCCTGCGCGAGGAGGAAATGGACGACCGGCTCGTCGATGCGCCCGAGATACTGGGCCAGGCGCCGGCCATGCAGGACGTATTCCGCGCCATCGGCCGGCTGTCGCAGTCGAACGTGACCGTGATGATCACCGGCGAGTCCGGCACCGGCAAGGAACTGGTGGCCCGGGCGCTGCACAAGCACAGCCCGCGCGCCAACGGGCCGTTCATCGCGCTGAACACGGCGGCCATCCCCAAGGACCTGCTGGAATCGGAACTGTTCGGCCATGAGCGCGGCGCGTTCACGGGCGCGCAGACCATGCGGCGGGGCCGCTTCGAGCAGGCCGAGGGCGGCACGCTGTTCCTGGACGAAATCGGCGACATGCCATTCGACCTGCAGACGCGGCTGCTGCGCGTGCTGTCGGACGGCAACTTCTATCGCGTGGGCGGCCACAACCCGCTGCGCGCCAACGTGCGCGTCATCGCGGCCACCCACCAGAACCTGGAGACGCGGGTCAAGGAAGGGCTGTTCCGCGAGGACTTGTTCCACCGCCTGAACGTGATCCGGCTGCGCCTGCCGCCGCTGCGCGAGCGGCCCGAGGACATCACGCTGCTGGCGCGCCATTTCCTGCAGAAGAGCGCCAAGGAACTGGGCGTCGAGCCCAAGCGGATGTCCGACGACGCGCTGGCCTACGTCAGTACGCTGCCGTTCCCGGGCAACGTGCGGCAGCTGGAAAACCTGTGCAACTGGCTGACCGTGATGGCGCCCGCGCAGACCATCGAGGTCAAGGACTTGCCGCGCGAGATGATCGACGCCGGCCATGGCGAGCACGACGGCCTGGCCGCATCGCGCCCGCTGGCGGCCGATCCGCGCCCGTCCGGCGAATACGACGCGGTGGAAACGTCCGACTACAGCATGGGCATGCCCGGCGCCGACGGCGACACGATGGTCGCCACCCGGCCGCCGGTGCTGGGCGCCCCGCAGGCGCTGGCCCCGGCCTATGCCGCCGCCGCCGTCACGCAGAGCTGGGAGAGCCTGCTGGCTGGCGAAGCCAAGACAATGCTTGAGGCCGGCCAGCCCGAAGTGATGGACCTGCTGACGCGCCGTTTCGAAAAGGCCGTGCTGGAGGCCGCGCTCGGCGTCACCCGTGGCCGTCGCGTGGAGGCCGCCACGCGGCTGGGAATTGGCCGGAATACGATTACCCGGAAGCTGCAGGAACTGGGATTCGACTGAAGTCCGGCGACGCCGAGCAGAAAGGAGAAAGGGAAGGGAGGCTGCGGCCTCCCTTTTCCATTGCGGCGTCAGGCGCCCTGGCGCAGTTGCAGCACGCGGTCGGCCATCTCGGTGAACCCCTCGCCGCCGGCCGCTTCGGTGATGAACGCCGGCTTGACTGGCAGTTTGTTCAGGATGTCGCGCACGTTGGCAACGCCGACCGACAGCGGGAAATGGCCGAACATCGCCACGTCGTTGGCCGAATCGCCAATGAACAGCCATTCGTCGCGCGCGGCGTCCAGGTCGTCGCCTAGCAATTCGGCCACGCAGAGCCGGCTCATCGACAGCTTGTCGTGCCGGCCAAACCAGCCGTTGACGTGGATCGAGCTGACCGTGGCCGTCATGCCGGCGTTGCGCATGATGGCGACGATGCGGTCCACGGCCGGCTGGGGCAGCGGCGCGACGTCCTCGGCATGGTCGATGGCCAGGTCGGCGGCGTGCCATGCCTGGTCCGATGCCAGCGCGCAGCCGGGCACCTCGCGCAGGATCTGCTGGCCCAGCGCGTGGATGCGGAACAGGTTGGACTCGCGCGTGGCGGCATCGTCCAGGAAGCGGGTGACCAGCTTGTTATCGACCAGATGCGAGTAGAACGCGCCGTTTTCGCCGATGATGGCGTCCACTGGCCACAGCCGAGTCAGAATCTCGGCCCAGGCGATGCAGCGGCCCGTCACCGGAATCACATGCAGGCCGGCGCGCTTGAGCCGGTCCATCGCCACGTAGGTGGACGCGGGCAGCCGGCCGTCGGTGGTCAGCGTGCCATCGATGTCGGTCAGGATGCCGCGCACGCGGCGCAGCGCGGCGTCGGGCAGCGCGGAGAAGGGCGTCGGGGGAGTCGGTACGGTCATGGCCGGGCATTGTAGCCCCGCGGGCCGGCGCCGGACCGCCGCAAATTGCCGGTCGTCAATATGCTGCAACAACCGCTTGGCAAGGGCGGGTTTGCCCGCTGTTCGATGACAGCGGAGCGGCGTAACATGCCTGTCACAAAAAATGCATACAGTCGGTCGCTTTTTCAAAAAAATTGGTCGACCGATCCAGCCTCAGGAGAAACACATGTCCTTTCCGCGTTTTGCGATGAAGTTCGCCGCCGTGGCCAGCCTGGCCCTGGCCGGCACGGCCCATGCAGCCGTCGAGATCCAGTGGTGGCACGCCATGCAGGGCGCGCTGAACGACAAGGTCAACGAGATCGCCAACAAGTTCAACGCCAGCCAGTCCGAGTACAAGATCGTGCCGGTCAACAAGGGCAACTACGACGAGACGATGGCGGCCGGCATTGCGGCGTTCCGTGCCGGCGGCGCCCCGGCCATCCTGCAGGTGTTCGAGGTTGGCACGGCCACGATGATGAGCGCCAAGGGCGCCATCAAGCCCGTGTCCGCGGTCATGAAGGACGCCGGCGAGAAGTTCGACCAGAAGGCGTACATCCCGGCCGTGGCTGGCTACTACACGTCGTCCAAGGGCGAGATGCTGTCGTTCCCGTTCAACAGCTCGACGACAGTGTTCTATTACAACAAGGACGCCTTCAAGAAGGCCGGCCTGAACGACGCCCCGAAGACCTGGCCCGAGGTTATGCAGTACTCGGCCAAGCTCAAGGCGGCCGGCGTGAACTGCGCGTACACCACCGACTGGCAGAGCTGGGTGCACCTGGAAAGCTTCTCGGCCTGGCACAACACGCTGTTCGCGAGCAAGAACAACGGCTTTGGCGGCACCGACGCGCGCCTGGTCTTCAACAGCCCGCTGCACGTGAAGCACGTGACGAACCTGCAGGACATGGTCAAGAAGGGCTACTTCAGCTATGGCGGCCGCAAGGCCGAGTCGCAGGCCAAGTTCTACAACGGCGAGTGCGCGATGTTCACGGGCTCGTCGGCGTCGCTGGCGAATATTCGCAAGAACGCCAAATTCCAGTTCGGCGTGTCGCAGCTTCCGTACTACCCGGACGTGCAGGGCGCCCCGCAGAACACGATCATCGGCGGCGCGTCGCTGTGGGTGATGGGCGGCAAGAAGGCTGAGGAATACAAGGGCGTGGCCAAGTTCTTCACGTTCCTGTCGCAGCCGGAAATCCAGTCTGACTGGCACCAGGCCACCGGCTACCTGCCGGTGACCACGGCCGCCTACGAGCTGACCAAGAAGTCCGGCTACTACGACAAGAACCCCGGCGCTGACGTGTCGGTCCAGCAGATGGTCGTGAAGACCACCGAGAAGTCGCGCGGCGTGCGCCTGGGCAACCTGGTTCAGATCCGTACCATCGTCGACGAGGAACTGGAAGCGGTGTGGGCCGGCAAGAAGGAGCCCAAGGCGGCGCTGGACGCCGCCGTGGCCCGCGGCAACGAACAGCTCGAGCGCTTCCAGAAGACCGCGCGCGAGTAACGCCCCGCGCCGCACCCGGCGGCGCCAGGTCTCCAGCGGGCGGCGGCCACCACCGTCGCCCGTTTGCATTGTGTTTCTCGGTGTCGAATCGGAATCCAAACGATGGAAAAACGCGTCGTCTTCCGGTCGCCGTGGCTGCCGTACCTGCTGGTGTTGCCGCAGATCGTCATCACGCTGATCTTCTTTTTCCTGCCCGCCGGGCAGGCGCTGTGGCAGTCGATGCTGCAGCAGGATGCCTTCGGCATCAACCTTGATTTCGTCGGGCTCGACAACTTCGTCGCGCTCTGGAAGGACCCCCAGTACGTCGAGGCATTCCAGGTAACGGCCGTGTTCGCGATCGGCGTGACCGTGGTGGGCCTGTCGGTGGCGCTGCTGCTGGCCTACTTTGCCGACCGCGTGGTGCGCGCCGCCACGGGCTACAAGACGCTGCTGATCTGGCCGTACGCCGTGGCGCCGGCCGTGGCGGGCGTGCTCTGGATGTTCATGTTCAACCCGACGCTGGGCGTGGTGTCGTACGCGCTGCGCCAGATGGGCGTGGACTGGAACTTCCTGCTCAATGGCAACCAGGCGCTGCTGCTGGTGGTGCTGGCGGCGGCGTGGAAGCAGATCAGCTACAACTTCCTGTTCTTCCTGGCCGGGCTGCAGAGCATTCCGAAATCGCTGATCGAGGCGGCCGCCATCGACGGCGCCGGGCCCTGGAAGCGGTTTTGGTCCATCGTATTTCCTTTACTTTCGCCGACCACGTTCTTCCTGCTCGTGATCAACGTGGTCTATGCGTTCTTCGACACCTTCGCGATCATCGACGCCGTGACGCACGGCGGCCCGTTCAACTCGACCAACACGCTCGTCTACAAGGTGTTCCACGACG
This sequence is a window from Cupriavidus pauculus. Protein-coding genes within it:
- a CDS encoding DUF4124 domain-containing protein, whose protein sequence is MKAISNKGFRMAGSVLPHQMRVRFPILVTMAAIALGAWMAPAAAQSSDVYLCKGASGVPEYRNGNPGNSKDCKKLNLPDVVTVPGGRTSGAVTSGTKAAATSPAAFPRVDSATQKNRDSERRSVLEQELQAEESRLAGLRAEYNNGEPERQGNERNYQKYLDRTARLRDDVARSEANVASLRRELSNLKD
- the glnL gene encoding nitrogen regulation protein NR(II), with the protein product MRRLIRGVSRKVTGADRKPEAPDLDADILPLGDVAFHPGLDVVANPVLLVRQPGLHVVYANPAAEASFAMSRKAMVELTLPDLFGASEELDTMIETVIARQVDVRRQDLVLRPPLQEPMHAHVVVGGIESHASTVLVEILLNEQKVRSDREERILDLTSANKELIRNLAHEIKNPLGGIRGAAQLLEFELPERALREYTQVIIKESDRLQTLVDRLLEPHRHPHIVSELNIHEVLERVRSVVLAEFPNGLDIVRDYDASLPELRGDMEQLIQAVLNIVHNAAQALHERIAQGDAQIVLRTRVARQVTIAKRLYKLALDLHVIDNGPGIPEDIRERIFYPLVSGRDGGSGLGLTLAQTFVQQHEGLIECESRPGCTDFRILLPLH
- the ntrC gene encoding nitrogen regulation protein NR(I), with amino-acid sequence MKPIWIVDDDQSIRWVLEKALARESLLSRSFTNVRDVLAALEEDEPQVLISDIRMPGGSGLDLLQAIKARHPGLPVIVMTAYSDLDSAVAAFQGGAFEYLAKPFDVDKAVELIRRALEESLREEEMDDRLVDAPEILGQAPAMQDVFRAIGRLSQSNVTVMITGESGTGKELVARALHKHSPRANGPFIALNTAAIPKDLLESELFGHERGAFTGAQTMRRGRFEQAEGGTLFLDEIGDMPFDLQTRLLRVLSDGNFYRVGGHNPLRANVRVIAATHQNLETRVKEGLFREDLFHRLNVIRLRLPPLRERPEDITLLARHFLQKSAKELGVEPKRMSDDALAYVSTLPFPGNVRQLENLCNWLTVMAPAQTIEVKDLPREMIDAGHGEHDGLAASRPLAADPRPSGEYDAVETSDYSMGMPGADGDTMVATRPPVLGAPQALAPAYAAAAVTQSWESLLAGEAKTMLEAGQPEVMDLLTRRFEKAVLEAALGVTRGRRVEAATRLGIGRNTITRKLQELGFD
- a CDS encoding HAD-IIB family hydrolase; its protein translation is MTVPTPPTPFSALPDAALRRVRGILTDIDGTLTTDGRLPASTYVAMDRLKRAGLHVIPVTGRCIAWAEILTRLWPVDAIIGENGAFYSHLVDNKLVTRFLDDAATRESNLFRIHALGQQILREVPGCALASDQAWHAADLAIDHAEDVAPLPQPAVDRIVAIMRNAGMTATVSSIHVNGWFGRHDKLSMSRLCVAELLGDDLDAARDEWLFIGDSANDVAMFGHFPLSVGVANVRDILNKLPVKPAFITEAAGGEGFTEMADRVLQLRQGA
- the ugpB gene encoding sn-glycerol-3-phosphate ABC transporter substrate-binding protein UgpB; protein product: MSFPRFAMKFAAVASLALAGTAHAAVEIQWWHAMQGALNDKVNEIANKFNASQSEYKIVPVNKGNYDETMAAGIAAFRAGGAPAILQVFEVGTATMMSAKGAIKPVSAVMKDAGEKFDQKAYIPAVAGYYTSSKGEMLSFPFNSSTTVFYYNKDAFKKAGLNDAPKTWPEVMQYSAKLKAAGVNCAYTTDWQSWVHLESFSAWHNTLFASKNNGFGGTDARLVFNSPLHVKHVTNLQDMVKKGYFSYGGRKAESQAKFYNGECAMFTGSSASLANIRKNAKFQFGVSQLPYYPDVQGAPQNTIIGGASLWVMGGKKAEEYKGVAKFFTFLSQPEIQSDWHQATGYLPVTTAAYELTKKSGYYDKNPGADVSVQQMVVKTTEKSRGVRLGNLVQIRTIVDEELEAVWAGKKEPKAALDAAVARGNEQLERFQKTARE
- the ugpA gene encoding sn-glycerol-3-phosphate ABC transporter permease UgpA; its protein translation is MEKRVVFRSPWLPYLLVLPQIVITLIFFFLPAGQALWQSMLQQDAFGINLDFVGLDNFVALWKDPQYVEAFQVTAVFAIGVTVVGLSVALLLAYFADRVVRAATGYKTLLIWPYAVAPAVAGVLWMFMFNPTLGVVSYALRQMGVDWNFLLNGNQALLLVVLAAAWKQISYNFLFFLAGLQSIPKSLIEAAAIDGAGPWKRFWSIVFPLLSPTTFFLLVINVVYAFFDTFAIIDAVTHGGPFNSTNTLVYKVFHDGFRGMDIGGSAAQSVVLMVIVIALTVVQFRYVERKVQY